The following coding sequences are from one Humulus lupulus chromosome X, drHumLupu1.1, whole genome shotgun sequence window:
- the LOC133806610 gene encoding auxin-responsive protein IAA29 isoform X1: MLSMELQLGLPLPVHHCTSSPNMVKGLDLNDQYSLEYPNEVSLASSYGWECNSHGGTNSKRSFEDAFGIFNKKGSDDDHDNNIKSNKTGLLVWDGNEEDDQKEHKKRDTDSINQLNDSSDGESYVVGWPPIKSSRKKELLLRQYGHIGRQIMKNNRPSTVRTATLKKISNTNKASSNNYCNESVYVKVKMEGVAIARKIDLSLHNSYQALKNNLITMFTDYDKKFTEDNIGGYTLAYQDKDGDWLLAGDVPWKSFIKSVQRLEIVKHGVVNSL; encoded by the exons ATGTTATCTATGGAGCTTCAACTTGGTCTGCCTCTTCCGGTTCATCACTGTACTAGTAGTCCAAATATGGTCAAAGGGTTGGACCTAAACGACCAGTACAGTTTGGAATACCCAAATGAGGTCTCACTCGCATCGTCATATGGGTGGGAGTGCAACAGCCATGGTGGCACCAACAGCAAGCGCAGTTTCGAGGATGCTTTTGGGATTTTTAATAAGAAAGGATcagatgatgatcatgataataatataaagagTAATAAGACTGGTTTGTTGGTATGGGATGGCAACGAGGAAGATGATCAGAAGGAACACAAGAAAAGAGATACTGATTCCATCAACCAGCT GAATGACAGTAGTGATGGAGAAAGTTATGTGGTTGGGTGGCCACCGATTAAATCATCGAGAAAAAAGGAGCTCCTACTTCGACAGTACGGCCATATTGGTAGGCAGATAATGAAGAACAATCGGCCGAGTACTGTTCGTACTGCAACTCTCAAGAAAATTAGCAATACTAATAAAGCATCATCAAATAATTATTGTAATGAATCAGTGTATGTAAAGGTTAAGATGGAAGGCGTGGCAATAGCAAGGAAGATTGATCTCAGCCTCCACAACTCTTACCAAGCACTTAAAAACAACTTAATTACTATGTTCACCGACT ACGATAAAAAATTTACCGAAGACAATATTGGAGGCTATACACTTGCTTATCAAGATAAAGACGGTGATTGGCTTCTGGCTGGAGATGTTCCCTGGAA AAGCTTCATCAAGTCTGTGCAGCGTCTGGAGATAGTAAAACATGGTGTGGTTAATTCTCTTTGA
- the LOC133806610 gene encoding auxin-responsive protein IAA29 isoform X2, giving the protein MLSMELQLGLPLPVHHCTSSPNMVKGLDLNDQYSLEYPNEVSLASSYGWECNSHGGTNSKRSFEDAFGIFNKKGSDDDHDNNIKSNKTGLLVWDGNEEDDQKEHKKRDTDSINQLSDGESYVVGWPPIKSSRKKELLLRQYGHIGRQIMKNNRPSTVRTATLKKISNTNKASSNNYCNESVYVKVKMEGVAIARKIDLSLHNSYQALKNNLITMFTDYDKKFTEDNIGGYTLAYQDKDGDWLLAGDVPWKSFIKSVQRLEIVKHGVVNSL; this is encoded by the exons ATGTTATCTATGGAGCTTCAACTTGGTCTGCCTCTTCCGGTTCATCACTGTACTAGTAGTCCAAATATGGTCAAAGGGTTGGACCTAAACGACCAGTACAGTTTGGAATACCCAAATGAGGTCTCACTCGCATCGTCATATGGGTGGGAGTGCAACAGCCATGGTGGCACCAACAGCAAGCGCAGTTTCGAGGATGCTTTTGGGATTTTTAATAAGAAAGGATcagatgatgatcatgataataatataaagagTAATAAGACTGGTTTGTTGGTATGGGATGGCAACGAGGAAGATGATCAGAAGGAACACAAGAAAAGAGATACTGATTCCATCAACCAGCT TAGTGATGGAGAAAGTTATGTGGTTGGGTGGCCACCGATTAAATCATCGAGAAAAAAGGAGCTCCTACTTCGACAGTACGGCCATATTGGTAGGCAGATAATGAAGAACAATCGGCCGAGTACTGTTCGTACTGCAACTCTCAAGAAAATTAGCAATACTAATAAAGCATCATCAAATAATTATTGTAATGAATCAGTGTATGTAAAGGTTAAGATGGAAGGCGTGGCAATAGCAAGGAAGATTGATCTCAGCCTCCACAACTCTTACCAAGCACTTAAAAACAACTTAATTACTATGTTCACCGACT ACGATAAAAAATTTACCGAAGACAATATTGGAGGCTATACACTTGCTTATCAAGATAAAGACGGTGATTGGCTTCTGGCTGGAGATGTTCCCTGGAA AAGCTTCATCAAGTCTGTGCAGCGTCTGGAGATAGTAAAACATGGTGTGGTTAATTCTCTTTGA